tgtttaattgctcaattgtaattactttgctaccatggcctatttattgccttaactcccttatcttacctcatttgcactcactgtatatagacttattgttttattttgttctactgtattattaactgtatgttttgtttattccatgtgtaactacgtgttgttgtatgtgtcgaattgcttatatcttggccaggtcgcagttgcaaatgagaacttgttctcaactagcctacctggttaaataaaggtgaaataaattcaAATGTGTgtttgagcaaggaggcctatgaacctgacccagttacaccagctctgtcaggaggaatgggccaaaacttattgtgggaagcttatcgaaggctacccgaaacatttgacccaagttaaataatttaaaggcaatgctaccaaatactaattgagtttatgtaaacttctgacccactgggaatctgacaaaataaataaaagctgaactaaataattctctctactattattctgacatttcacattaaaataaagtggtgatcctaactgacctaagacagggaatttttactatgattaaatgtcaggaattgtgaaacactgagtttaaatgtatttggctaaggtgtatgtaaacctccgacttcaactgtatcaatcTGGTGTTGGAGGTCATTCCacactgtgttctactacccaggtctggtgttgcagatcattccacactctgtgGATCTCCtgcatgtattttctgatgtttaatCAGACTACTTGAATGAGAGTATCTTTTGTCACATTGATCACAgatataaggtttctctcccgtgtgtgttctctggtgtgatttcAGGCTGtttgactgagtaaaactcttcccacactgattacagctataaggtttctctcctgtgtgtactcgCTGGTGTACTACCAGCTGACTTGATGTAGTAAAACTATCTGCACATACATCACAGCTATATGGCTGatgtcctgtgtgtattctctggtgtgataccaGGTTGGTTGACAGTGTAAAACCCTTGCCACAATGATCACAGCTATATGGctgctctcctgtgtgtgttctctggtgtgataccaGGCTacttgactgagtaaaactcttgccacactgatcacagctataaggcttctctcctgtgtgggtTCTCTTGTGTGATACCAGGCTacttgactgagtaaaactcttgccacactgatcacagctataaggcttctctcctgtgtgtactcgCTGGTGTATTTTTAGTTT
This genomic window from Oncorhynchus nerka isolate Pitt River linkage group LG2, Oner_Uvic_2.0, whole genome shotgun sequence contains:
- the LOC115123362 gene encoding zinc finger protein 239-like, encoding MSSLNYSPPVKEEVCWTEKEALGLNIVVKEEKEEEDVTVKQEVEGEAVTVKEEEEDVSVKEEEDAFRVKEEEDVTVKEEDAVFEVEGEETGERCDHRGSSGEPQQHHDADEAEKSLSGSEHLKKHHQRPTGRKPHCCSDCGKHCKSSSKLKIHQRVHTGEKPYSCDQCGKSFTQSSSLVSHKRTHTGEKPYSCDQCGKSFTQSSSLVSHQRTHTGEQPYSCDHCGKGFTLSTNLVSHQRIHTGHQPYSCDVCADSFTTSSQLVVHQRVHTGEKPYSCNQCGKSFTQSNSLKSHQRTHTGEKPYICDQCDKRYSHSSSLIKHQKIHAGDPQSVE